One region of Pyramidobacter sp. YE332 genomic DNA includes:
- the ftsA gene encoding cell division protein FtsA — MGRDSDILVGLDLGTKKIAVAVAERAPENPDKAQIIGIGQAPSRGLRKGMIVNLDQAVSSVSDAIADAESMLSGIKISRAVVAFSGIDVKCHVLKGKISLGRSPRQIMAEDIERVIETALSELQLPPSSCCLHSIPIKYAIDGNSGIDNPLEMTGIRLEVELTALVIPTTVAQNVVNCVEKAGVSVVGLVLKPVAEALGTLSVDERSMGASLVAIGGGTTSVSIFSEGRMIHAAEIPVGGDHITNDISCVMKIPFAIAEELKKDIDVDPKAETDGSLTVEQRGRKRELGKEEVGEIIASRLDELFADSVVPSLKAIQKAGLPTDVILTGGVVMTKGIVPFADSYLGTSVRVGVPVLREEMQRGRNDCRYSAVSGIIVYLMERRKNPFVYVEAPMSIFKNIAPGKSSKRMKGARRPSQSPLKAFARNAKELFRELF; from the coding sequence ATGGGCAGAGATTCTGACATCCTGGTGGGACTTGATCTCGGTACGAAGAAAATAGCCGTGGCAGTTGCCGAACGAGCGCCGGAAAATCCCGATAAAGCGCAGATCATAGGCATAGGACAGGCACCTTCCCGAGGTCTGCGCAAAGGCATGATCGTCAATCTCGATCAGGCGGTCAGTTCGGTCTCCGACGCTATCGCCGATGCCGAATCTATGCTCAGCGGTATAAAGATCAGCCGTGCTGTGGTCGCTTTCAGCGGCATCGACGTAAAATGCCACGTACTGAAGGGAAAGATTTCCCTGGGACGTTCGCCGCGCCAGATCATGGCCGAAGACATCGAACGGGTCATCGAGACGGCACTGAGCGAGCTCCAGCTGCCGCCGAGCAGCTGCTGTCTTCATTCAATTCCCATCAAATATGCTATCGACGGGAACAGCGGGATCGACAACCCTTTGGAGATGACGGGCATCCGTCTGGAGGTCGAACTGACGGCGCTCGTAATCCCTACTACCGTAGCGCAAAATGTGGTAAACTGTGTGGAAAAAGCGGGAGTCTCTGTAGTCGGTCTTGTTCTGAAACCTGTCGCCGAAGCTTTGGGAACGCTGAGTGTCGACGAGCGGTCGATGGGCGCTTCCCTTGTGGCGATCGGCGGCGGAACGACGAGCGTGTCGATCTTTTCCGAAGGACGTATGATCCACGCCGCGGAGATTCCCGTTGGCGGCGATCATATTACCAACGACATTTCCTGCGTCATGAAAATTCCCTTTGCGATTGCGGAAGAGCTGAAAAAGGATATTGACGTGGATCCGAAGGCGGAAACAGACGGATCGCTGACAGTGGAACAACGCGGCCGAAAGCGTGAACTCGGCAAGGAGGAAGTGGGGGAGATCATTGCGAGCCGTCTGGACGAACTTTTTGCCGACAGCGTCGTTCCCAGTCTCAAGGCTATCCAAAAAGCAGGGCTTCCCACTGATGTGATTCTGACGGGCGGCGTCGTGATGACCAAAGGTATCGTTCCGTTTGCCGATTCTTATTTGGGAACATCCGTGCGAGTCGGCGTGCCCGTGCTTCGGGAGGAGATGCAGCGAGGACGCAATGACTGCCGCTACAGTGCCGTATCGGGGATCATCGTGTATCTGATGGAAAGGAGAAAGAATCCCTTCGTATACGTGGAAGCGCCTATGTCGATCTTCAAAAACATTGCCCCCGGCAAATCTTCTAAGAGAATGAAAGGTGCAAGAAGACCTTCTCAGTCGCCCCTTAAAGCCTTTGCCCGCAATGCGAAAGAACTTTTCAGAGAATTATTCTAA